From a single Brassica napus cultivar Da-Ae chromosome C9, Da-Ae, whole genome shotgun sequence genomic region:
- the LOC106426065 gene encoding phototropin-2 isoform X1, with protein sequence MEMPRAPPSIFTDLEPLSERKSLEVFNPSSGKEVNGSASASSSSKPHDENGKGSSSKWMEFQDTAKLAERTAEWGLSAVKPDSGEDGISFKVSSEVDRSKTSRRSSEESSSSESGAFPRVSQELKTALSTLQQTFVVSDATQPHCPIVYASSGFFTMTGYSSKEIVGRNCRFLQGPDTDQKEVAKIRDAVKNGKSYCGRLLNYKKDGTPFWNLLTITPIKDDQGNTIKFIGMQVEVSKYTEGVNDKALRPNGLSKSLIRYDARQKEKALDSITEVVQTVRHRKSQVRDSVSNDVMVTPGSTTTTTPVRQAIQPDEASKSARTPGRVSTPAKSKSKSLDAPSVEPEELMLSTEVIEPRDSWDRLERERDIRQGIDLATTLERIEKNFVISDPRLPDTPIIFASDSFLELTEYTREEILGRNCRFLQGPETDQATVQKIRDAIREQREITVQLINYTKSGKKFWNLFHLQPMRDQKGELQYFIGVQLDGSDHVEPLRNRLSERTEMQSSKLVLSSYPSALLKKKISFPSEETYHIVQVKATATNVDEAVRELPDANMRPEDLWAAHSKPVYPLPHKKESTSWKAIQKIQASGETVGLHHFKPIKPLGSGDTGSVHLVELKGTGELYAMKAMEKTMMLNRNKVHRACIEREIISLLDHPFLPTLYASFQTSTHVCLITDFCPGGELFALLDRQPMKFLSEDSARFYAAEVVIGLEYLHCLGIVYRDLKPENILLMKDGHIVLADFDLSFMTACTPQLIIPPAPSKRRRSKSQPLPTFVAEPNAQSNSFVGTEEYIAPEIITGSGHTSAIDWWALGILLYEMLYGRTPFRGKNRQKTFANILHKDLTFPSSIPVSLVGRQLINMLLNRDPSSRLGSKGGTNEIKQHAFFRGINWPLIRGMSPPPLEAPLRIIEKDPKAKDINWEDDGVLVNSIDIDLF encoded by the exons ATGGAGATGCCGAGAGCCCCTCCGTCTATCTTCACGGATTTAGAGCCATTAAGTGAACGCAAATCACTTGAGGTTTTCAACCCCTCGAGTGGTAAAGAGGTAAACGgatcagcttcagcttcttcttcatcaaagccTCACGATGAAAATGGAAAAGGAAGCAGCAGTAAGTGGATGGAGTTTCAAGATACTGCAAAGTTAGCAGAGAGAACTGCTGAGTGGGGTTTATCAGCTGTTAAGCCTGACTCGGGAGAAGATGGGATTAGTTTCAAGGTGTCAAGTGAAGTGGACCGAAGCAAGACGTCTAGGAGGTCATCTGAAGAATCATCATCTTCTGAATCTGGGGCCTTTCCTAGAGTGTCGCAGGAGCTCAAAACCGCTCTTTCCACGTTGCAGCagacttttgttgtctctgatGCTACACAGCCACACTGTCCCATAGTATATGCCAGCAGTGGATTTTTCACCATGACTGGTTATTCTTCGAAAGAGATTGTTGGAAGAAACTG CCGGTTTCTGCAAGGGCCTGACACAGACCAGAAAGAGGTTGCCAAAATCAGAGATGCTGTCAAGAATGGAAAGAGTTACTGTGGAAGGCTCTTGAACTACAAAAAGGACGGAACTCCCTTTTGGAATCTTCTCACAATCACTCCTATTAAGGATGACCAAGGCAACACCATCAAATTCATTGG GATGCAGGTTGAAGTAAGCAAATACACAGAAGGCGTGAACGATAAAGCATTGAGGCCTAATGGACTCTCCAAATCCCTGATCCGATATGATG CTCGCCAGAAGGAGAAAGCTTTGGATTCCATTACTGAGGTCGTGCAAACAGTGAGACATCGCAAGTCTCAAGTGCGAGATTCAGTGAGCAATGATGTAATGGTGACGCCTGGTAGTACTACTACCACTACACCTGTTAGACAAGCTATACAACCAGATGAGGCTTCAAAGTCAGCCAGAACACCTGGACGTGTTTCTACTCCAGCGAA GTCAAAGAGCAAATCACTTGATGCTCCTAGTGTGGAACCTGAAGAATTGATGTTGAGCACAGAAGTAATAGAGCCGAGGGACAGTTGGGACCGTTTAGAAAGAGAAAGGGATATTCGTCAAGGGATTGATCTGGCTACCACTCTTGAGCGCATAGAGAAGAATTTCGTCATCAGTGATCCTCGTCTTCCTGATACTCCTATT ATATTTGCATCAGACAGCTTTCTTGAACTGACAGAGTATACACGTGAGGAAATTTTGGGGAGAAACTGTCG GTTTCTTCAGGGGCCAGAGACAGATCAAGCGACTGTCCAGAAGATAAGAGACGCAATTAGAGAGCAAAGGGAGATAACTGTACAGTTGATAAACTACACGAAGAGCG GAAAGAAATTCTGGAACTTATTCCACTTGCAACCTATGCGTGATCAAAAG GGAGAGCTTCAATACTTCATTGGTGTGCAGCTTGATGGAAGTGATCATGTGGAACCTCTCCGAAACCGTTTATCTGAGAGAACAGAGATGCAGAGTTCTAAACTGGTACTTAGTTCATATCCTTCTgcgcttttaaaaaaaaaaatctcttttcCATCAGAGGAGACTTATCACATTGTTCAGGTGAAAGCTACAGCAACAAATGTAGATGAAGCTGTCAGAGAACTTCCAGATGCTAATATG CGGCCGGAAGACCTGTGGGCTGCACACTCAAAACCTGTCTATCCTTTGCCTCACAAGAAGGAGAGTACGTCCTGGAAAGCAATACAGAAG ATCCAAGCAAGTGGAGAAACAGTAGGACTACACCATTTCAAGCCAATAAAACCGTTGGGCTCTGGTGATACTGGCAG TGTCCATTTGGTTGAACTGAAAGGCACAGGTGAGTTGTATGCCATGAAGGCAATGGAGAAAACCATGATGTTGAATCGTAACAAG GTTCACAGAGCATGCATCGAAAGAGAAATCATTTCCCTTCTGGATCATCCTTTCCTTCCCACTCTCTACGCTTCCTTTCAG ACATCTACGCATGTTTGTTTGATTACAGACTTCTGCCCCGGTGGAGAGTTGTTTGCACTGCTTGACAGACAACCGATGAAATTTTTGTCGGAGGATTCAGCAAG GTTCTATGCAGCAGAGGTCGTTATTGGCTTAGAATATCTTCACTGCTTAG GAATAGTGTACCGAGACCTGAAGCCTGAAAATATACTGCTCATGAAGGATGGACACATTGTATTAGCAGACTTTGATCTATCATTCATGACGGCCTGCACACCCCAG CTTATTATTCCACCTGCACCTAGCAAACGAAGGAGATCCAAGAGTCAACCATTACCGACATTTGTTGCAGAACCAAACGCCCAGTCGAACTCGTTTGTAGGGACTGAAGAATACATTGCGCCT GAGATAATCACGGGCTCTGGGCATACGAGTGCTATTGATTGGTGGGCACTAGGTATCTTGTTGTATGAGATGCTTTATGGTCGCACACCTTTCAGGGGTAAGAATAGGCAGAAAACATTTGCCAACATCTTGCACAAAGATCTCACCTTCCCCAGCAGTATCCCT GTAAGTCTTGTAGGTAGACAGTTGATCAACATGTTGCTAAATAGAGATCCAAGCAGTCGGTTAGGATCCAAAGGTGGGACAAATGAGATAAAACAGCATGCTTTCTTCCGCGGGATCAATTGGCCTCTCATACGAGGCATG AGCCCTCCACCATTGGAAGCACCGTTGCGTATAATAGAGAAAGATCCGAAAGCCAAAGATATAAACTGGGAAGATGATGGGGTGCTTGTGAATTCTATTGACATTGATCTCTTCTAA
- the LOC106426065 gene encoding phototropin-2 isoform X2 — protein sequence MEMPRAPPSIFTDLEPLSERKSLEVFNPSSGKEVNGSASASSSSKPHDENGKGSSSKWMEFQDTAKLAERTAEWGLSAVKPDSGEDGISFKVSSEVDRSKTSRRSSEESSSSESGAFPRVSQELKTALSTLQQTFVVSDATQPHCPIVYASSGFFTMTGYSSKEIVGRNCRFLQGPDTDQKEVAKIRDAVKNGKSYCGRLLNYKKDGTPFWNLLTITPIKDDQGNTIKFIGMQVEVSKYTEGVNDKALRPNGLSKSLIRYDARQKEKALDSITEVVQTVRHRKSQVRDSVSNDVMVTPGSTTTTTPVRQAIQPDEASKSARTPGRVSTPAKSKSKSLDAPSVEPEELMLSTEVIEPRDSWDRLERERDIRQGIDLATTLERIEKNFVISDPRLPDTPIIFASDSFLELTEYTREEILGRNCRFLQGPETDQATVQKIRDAIREQREITVQLINYTKSGKKFWNLFHLQPMRDQKGELQYFIGVQLDGSDHVEPLRNRLSERTEMQSSKLVKATATNVDEAVRELPDANMRPEDLWAAHSKPVYPLPHKKESTSWKAIQKIQASGETVGLHHFKPIKPLGSGDTGSVHLVELKGTGELYAMKAMEKTMMLNRNKVHRACIEREIISLLDHPFLPTLYASFQTSTHVCLITDFCPGGELFALLDRQPMKFLSEDSARFYAAEVVIGLEYLHCLGIVYRDLKPENILLMKDGHIVLADFDLSFMTACTPQLIIPPAPSKRRRSKSQPLPTFVAEPNAQSNSFVGTEEYIAPEIITGSGHTSAIDWWALGILLYEMLYGRTPFRGKNRQKTFANILHKDLTFPSSIPVSLVGRQLINMLLNRDPSSRLGSKGGTNEIKQHAFFRGINWPLIRGMSPPPLEAPLRIIEKDPKAKDINWEDDGVLVNSIDIDLF from the exons ATGGAGATGCCGAGAGCCCCTCCGTCTATCTTCACGGATTTAGAGCCATTAAGTGAACGCAAATCACTTGAGGTTTTCAACCCCTCGAGTGGTAAAGAGGTAAACGgatcagcttcagcttcttcttcatcaaagccTCACGATGAAAATGGAAAAGGAAGCAGCAGTAAGTGGATGGAGTTTCAAGATACTGCAAAGTTAGCAGAGAGAACTGCTGAGTGGGGTTTATCAGCTGTTAAGCCTGACTCGGGAGAAGATGGGATTAGTTTCAAGGTGTCAAGTGAAGTGGACCGAAGCAAGACGTCTAGGAGGTCATCTGAAGAATCATCATCTTCTGAATCTGGGGCCTTTCCTAGAGTGTCGCAGGAGCTCAAAACCGCTCTTTCCACGTTGCAGCagacttttgttgtctctgatGCTACACAGCCACACTGTCCCATAGTATATGCCAGCAGTGGATTTTTCACCATGACTGGTTATTCTTCGAAAGAGATTGTTGGAAGAAACTG CCGGTTTCTGCAAGGGCCTGACACAGACCAGAAAGAGGTTGCCAAAATCAGAGATGCTGTCAAGAATGGAAAGAGTTACTGTGGAAGGCTCTTGAACTACAAAAAGGACGGAACTCCCTTTTGGAATCTTCTCACAATCACTCCTATTAAGGATGACCAAGGCAACACCATCAAATTCATTGG GATGCAGGTTGAAGTAAGCAAATACACAGAAGGCGTGAACGATAAAGCATTGAGGCCTAATGGACTCTCCAAATCCCTGATCCGATATGATG CTCGCCAGAAGGAGAAAGCTTTGGATTCCATTACTGAGGTCGTGCAAACAGTGAGACATCGCAAGTCTCAAGTGCGAGATTCAGTGAGCAATGATGTAATGGTGACGCCTGGTAGTACTACTACCACTACACCTGTTAGACAAGCTATACAACCAGATGAGGCTTCAAAGTCAGCCAGAACACCTGGACGTGTTTCTACTCCAGCGAA GTCAAAGAGCAAATCACTTGATGCTCCTAGTGTGGAACCTGAAGAATTGATGTTGAGCACAGAAGTAATAGAGCCGAGGGACAGTTGGGACCGTTTAGAAAGAGAAAGGGATATTCGTCAAGGGATTGATCTGGCTACCACTCTTGAGCGCATAGAGAAGAATTTCGTCATCAGTGATCCTCGTCTTCCTGATACTCCTATT ATATTTGCATCAGACAGCTTTCTTGAACTGACAGAGTATACACGTGAGGAAATTTTGGGGAGAAACTGTCG GTTTCTTCAGGGGCCAGAGACAGATCAAGCGACTGTCCAGAAGATAAGAGACGCAATTAGAGAGCAAAGGGAGATAACTGTACAGTTGATAAACTACACGAAGAGCG GAAAGAAATTCTGGAACTTATTCCACTTGCAACCTATGCGTGATCAAAAG GGAGAGCTTCAATACTTCATTGGTGTGCAGCTTGATGGAAGTGATCATGTGGAACCTCTCCGAAACCGTTTATCTGAGAGAACAGAGATGCAGAGTTCTAAACTG GTGAAAGCTACAGCAACAAATGTAGATGAAGCTGTCAGAGAACTTCCAGATGCTAATATG CGGCCGGAAGACCTGTGGGCTGCACACTCAAAACCTGTCTATCCTTTGCCTCACAAGAAGGAGAGTACGTCCTGGAAAGCAATACAGAAG ATCCAAGCAAGTGGAGAAACAGTAGGACTACACCATTTCAAGCCAATAAAACCGTTGGGCTCTGGTGATACTGGCAG TGTCCATTTGGTTGAACTGAAAGGCACAGGTGAGTTGTATGCCATGAAGGCAATGGAGAAAACCATGATGTTGAATCGTAACAAG GTTCACAGAGCATGCATCGAAAGAGAAATCATTTCCCTTCTGGATCATCCTTTCCTTCCCACTCTCTACGCTTCCTTTCAG ACATCTACGCATGTTTGTTTGATTACAGACTTCTGCCCCGGTGGAGAGTTGTTTGCACTGCTTGACAGACAACCGATGAAATTTTTGTCGGAGGATTCAGCAAG GTTCTATGCAGCAGAGGTCGTTATTGGCTTAGAATATCTTCACTGCTTAG GAATAGTGTACCGAGACCTGAAGCCTGAAAATATACTGCTCATGAAGGATGGACACATTGTATTAGCAGACTTTGATCTATCATTCATGACGGCCTGCACACCCCAG CTTATTATTCCACCTGCACCTAGCAAACGAAGGAGATCCAAGAGTCAACCATTACCGACATTTGTTGCAGAACCAAACGCCCAGTCGAACTCGTTTGTAGGGACTGAAGAATACATTGCGCCT GAGATAATCACGGGCTCTGGGCATACGAGTGCTATTGATTGGTGGGCACTAGGTATCTTGTTGTATGAGATGCTTTATGGTCGCACACCTTTCAGGGGTAAGAATAGGCAGAAAACATTTGCCAACATCTTGCACAAAGATCTCACCTTCCCCAGCAGTATCCCT GTAAGTCTTGTAGGTAGACAGTTGATCAACATGTTGCTAAATAGAGATCCAAGCAGTCGGTTAGGATCCAAAGGTGGGACAAATGAGATAAAACAGCATGCTTTCTTCCGCGGGATCAATTGGCCTCTCATACGAGGCATG AGCCCTCCACCATTGGAAGCACCGTTGCGTATAATAGAGAAAGATCCGAAAGCCAAAGATATAAACTGGGAAGATGATGGGGTGCTTGTGAATTCTATTGACATTGATCTCTTCTAA
- the LOC106426065 gene encoding phototropin-2 isoform X3 — MEMPRAPPSIFTDLEPLSERKSLEVFNPSSGKEVNGSASASSSSKPHDENGKGSSSKWMEFQDTAKLAERTAEWGLSAVKPDSGEDGISFKVSSEVDRSKTSRRSSEESSSSESGAFPRVSQELKTALSTLQQTFVVSDATQPHCPIVYASSGFFTMTGYSSKEIVGRNCRFLQGPDTDQKEVAKIRDAVKNGKSYCGRLLNYKKDGTPFWNLLTITPIKDDQGNTIKFIGMQVEVSKYTEGVNDKALRPNGLSKSLIRYDARQKEKALDSITEVVQTVRHRKSQVRDSVSNDVMVTPGSTTTTTPVRQAIQPDEASKSARTPGRVSTPAKSKSKSLDAPSVEPEELMLSTEVIEPRDSWDRLERERDIRQGIDLATTLERIEKNFVISDPRLPDTPIIFASDSFLELTEYTREEILGRNCRFLQGPETDQATVQKIRDAIREQREITVQLINYTKSGKKFWNLFHLQPMRDQKGELQYFIGVQLDGSDHVEPLRNRLSERTEMQSSKLVKATATNVDEAVRELPDANMRPEDLWAAHSKPVYPLPHKKESTSWKAIQKIQASGETVGLHHFKPIKPLGSGDTGSVHLVELKGTGELYAMKAMEKTMMLNRNKVHRACIEREIISLLDHPFLPTLYASFQTSTHVCLITDFCPGGELFALLDRQPMKFLSEDSARFYAAEVVIGLEYLHCLGIVYRDLKPENILLMKDGHIVLADFDLSFMTACTPQLIIPPAPSKRRRSKSQPLPTFVAEPNAQSNSFVGTEEYIAPEIITGSGHTSAIDWWALGILLYEMLYGRTPFRGKNRQKTFANILHKDLTFPSSIPVSLVGRQLINMLLNRDPSSRLGSKGGTNEIKQHAFFRGINWPLIREPSTIGSTVAYNRERSESQRYKLGR, encoded by the exons ATGGAGATGCCGAGAGCCCCTCCGTCTATCTTCACGGATTTAGAGCCATTAAGTGAACGCAAATCACTTGAGGTTTTCAACCCCTCGAGTGGTAAAGAGGTAAACGgatcagcttcagcttcttcttcatcaaagccTCACGATGAAAATGGAAAAGGAAGCAGCAGTAAGTGGATGGAGTTTCAAGATACTGCAAAGTTAGCAGAGAGAACTGCTGAGTGGGGTTTATCAGCTGTTAAGCCTGACTCGGGAGAAGATGGGATTAGTTTCAAGGTGTCAAGTGAAGTGGACCGAAGCAAGACGTCTAGGAGGTCATCTGAAGAATCATCATCTTCTGAATCTGGGGCCTTTCCTAGAGTGTCGCAGGAGCTCAAAACCGCTCTTTCCACGTTGCAGCagacttttgttgtctctgatGCTACACAGCCACACTGTCCCATAGTATATGCCAGCAGTGGATTTTTCACCATGACTGGTTATTCTTCGAAAGAGATTGTTGGAAGAAACTG CCGGTTTCTGCAAGGGCCTGACACAGACCAGAAAGAGGTTGCCAAAATCAGAGATGCTGTCAAGAATGGAAAGAGTTACTGTGGAAGGCTCTTGAACTACAAAAAGGACGGAACTCCCTTTTGGAATCTTCTCACAATCACTCCTATTAAGGATGACCAAGGCAACACCATCAAATTCATTGG GATGCAGGTTGAAGTAAGCAAATACACAGAAGGCGTGAACGATAAAGCATTGAGGCCTAATGGACTCTCCAAATCCCTGATCCGATATGATG CTCGCCAGAAGGAGAAAGCTTTGGATTCCATTACTGAGGTCGTGCAAACAGTGAGACATCGCAAGTCTCAAGTGCGAGATTCAGTGAGCAATGATGTAATGGTGACGCCTGGTAGTACTACTACCACTACACCTGTTAGACAAGCTATACAACCAGATGAGGCTTCAAAGTCAGCCAGAACACCTGGACGTGTTTCTACTCCAGCGAA GTCAAAGAGCAAATCACTTGATGCTCCTAGTGTGGAACCTGAAGAATTGATGTTGAGCACAGAAGTAATAGAGCCGAGGGACAGTTGGGACCGTTTAGAAAGAGAAAGGGATATTCGTCAAGGGATTGATCTGGCTACCACTCTTGAGCGCATAGAGAAGAATTTCGTCATCAGTGATCCTCGTCTTCCTGATACTCCTATT ATATTTGCATCAGACAGCTTTCTTGAACTGACAGAGTATACACGTGAGGAAATTTTGGGGAGAAACTGTCG GTTTCTTCAGGGGCCAGAGACAGATCAAGCGACTGTCCAGAAGATAAGAGACGCAATTAGAGAGCAAAGGGAGATAACTGTACAGTTGATAAACTACACGAAGAGCG GAAAGAAATTCTGGAACTTATTCCACTTGCAACCTATGCGTGATCAAAAG GGAGAGCTTCAATACTTCATTGGTGTGCAGCTTGATGGAAGTGATCATGTGGAACCTCTCCGAAACCGTTTATCTGAGAGAACAGAGATGCAGAGTTCTAAACTG GTGAAAGCTACAGCAACAAATGTAGATGAAGCTGTCAGAGAACTTCCAGATGCTAATATG CGGCCGGAAGACCTGTGGGCTGCACACTCAAAACCTGTCTATCCTTTGCCTCACAAGAAGGAGAGTACGTCCTGGAAAGCAATACAGAAG ATCCAAGCAAGTGGAGAAACAGTAGGACTACACCATTTCAAGCCAATAAAACCGTTGGGCTCTGGTGATACTGGCAG TGTCCATTTGGTTGAACTGAAAGGCACAGGTGAGTTGTATGCCATGAAGGCAATGGAGAAAACCATGATGTTGAATCGTAACAAG GTTCACAGAGCATGCATCGAAAGAGAAATCATTTCCCTTCTGGATCATCCTTTCCTTCCCACTCTCTACGCTTCCTTTCAG ACATCTACGCATGTTTGTTTGATTACAGACTTCTGCCCCGGTGGAGAGTTGTTTGCACTGCTTGACAGACAACCGATGAAATTTTTGTCGGAGGATTCAGCAAG GTTCTATGCAGCAGAGGTCGTTATTGGCTTAGAATATCTTCACTGCTTAG GAATAGTGTACCGAGACCTGAAGCCTGAAAATATACTGCTCATGAAGGATGGACACATTGTATTAGCAGACTTTGATCTATCATTCATGACGGCCTGCACACCCCAG CTTATTATTCCACCTGCACCTAGCAAACGAAGGAGATCCAAGAGTCAACCATTACCGACATTTGTTGCAGAACCAAACGCCCAGTCGAACTCGTTTGTAGGGACTGAAGAATACATTGCGCCT GAGATAATCACGGGCTCTGGGCATACGAGTGCTATTGATTGGTGGGCACTAGGTATCTTGTTGTATGAGATGCTTTATGGTCGCACACCTTTCAGGGGTAAGAATAGGCAGAAAACATTTGCCAACATCTTGCACAAAGATCTCACCTTCCCCAGCAGTATCCCT GTAAGTCTTGTAGGTAGACAGTTGATCAACATGTTGCTAAATAGAGATCCAAGCAGTCGGTTAGGATCCAAAGGTGGGACAAATGAGATAAAACAGCATGCTTTCTTCCGCGGGATCAATTGGCCTCTCATACGAG AGCCCTCCACCATTGGAAGCACCGTTGCGTATAATAGAGAAAGATCCGAAAGCCAAAGATATAAACTGGGAAGATGA